One genomic segment of Rubeoparvulum massiliense includes these proteins:
- a CDS encoding xanthine phosphoribosyltransferase, translated as MEALKKEIEAEGIVLSNEVLKVDTFLNHQIQPALMFAIGKEFAQRFADQGITKIVTLESSGIAPAVMTGLALQVPVIFARKRKSLTLQDHLLTAQVYSFTKQTSSEIAIAEKFLANTDRVLIIDDFLAHGEAGLGLAEIVKQAGATIVGFGIVIEKSFQDGRSKLEAQGYRVESLARIASLENGKVQWLV; from the coding sequence ATGGAAGCGTTGAAAAAGGAGATTGAAGCAGAAGGCATCGTGCTTTCCAATGAAGTACTGAAGGTAGATACATTCTTAAACCATCAGATCCAACCAGCATTGATGTTTGCAATTGGGAAGGAATTTGCCCAGCGTTTTGCTGATCAAGGAATCACCAAAATTGTCACCCTTGAATCGTCAGGAATTGCCCCTGCTGTCATGACAGGACTAGCACTGCAGGTACCTGTCATTTTTGCACGTAAGCGTAAATCACTCACGCTTCAGGATCATCTCCTCACTGCTCAAGTCTATTCATTTACCAAGCAAACGAGTAGTGAGATTGCCATCGCCGAAAAATTCTTAGCCAACACGGATCGCGTATTGATTATCGATGATTTTCTCGCCCACGGTGAAGCTGGCCTTGGTCTTGCTGAGATCGTAAAGCAAGCAGGCGCCACCATCGTCGGCTTCGGAATCGTTATCGAAAAATCTTTCCAAGATGGTAGAAGTAAGTTGGAAGCCCAAGGATATCGAGTAGAATCATTGGCACGGATCGCCTCCTTAGAGAATGGTAAGGTGCAGTGGTTAGTATAG